The sequence below is a genomic window from Lodderomyces elongisporus chromosome 2, complete sequence.
ACATccatataaataaatatatatattcattacttttattctttttcttcaaaaactCATTCTCAACTAACTATTTTAAATCAACTCATAACAAATTCAAGACAAAATGGTTTTAGTACAAGATTTATTACACCCAAACCCAGCttctgaaaagaaaactcacaagttgaagaaattggtACAAGAGCCAAACTCATACTTTGTTGACGTCAAGTGTCCAGGATGCTTCAACATCGTCACCATCTT
It includes:
- the RPS27A gene encoding ribosomal 40S subunit protein S27A, which encodes MVLVQDLLHPNPASEKKTHKLKKLVQEPNSYFVDVKCPGCFNIVTIFSHAQTAVACEKCSNLLCTPTGGKAKLVEGSSFRRK